The following are from one region of the Sandaracinus amylolyticus genome:
- a CDS encoding sulfatase-like hydrolase/transferase: MKSSTERDVVAAGEGRIATNRFPPIAGHVSIGLVTAVVMVIADVVQSSLRDVAPRVTPGQLAVAGLHLAALYGLVGVVAGAGIGIVARWLRRSRVTSAALARASSIAFWTRGDPPLFASGVANGIAAALIFGLVAWGHVDFSTRFHRADLAGYALGAVVLVAVVVVLAVRAALASGVRAIAFRMGRLASLGALVAVLLAGVIAAVVIGLVRHPEILLAYDARTLAWPAGTALAWLVVALLLVRPLRRARPARVRALAAFASALVMVGLVTSAATFGDSNRVRSVVEQRSVVGRRLVRMLQATSDRDGDRYAWAFGGGDCDDGDPRVHPGAIDVEGDGIDSDCFAGDGAPRIVERGRGQFGDVPSSLVRPNFLVVTIDALRRDHLGAYGYPRPTSPHIDAFAREAIDFREVVPQSSRSLRSIPAMWTGNYASEIAFGPEYLWPSLLPENVTAPELLRDHGGYATSVIMATEYFRRMDDFFQGFDQVTQFEIADPPRERAVNQALPELRRLASGTQPWLFWVHLYNCHVPYLQDGVPSRYGHEQVDLYDTEIGFADEQFQRLLDALDELGLRDRTVVVLASDHGEGFGEHGTFGHSTTLYEEEMRSVLMMRIPGVAPRRVEHVVGLLDVAPTILNLAQVQPTEDLSGISLVPFATGAREPDPERPVFAELLPDGLTPYDVKVMRRGVHKLMWWVRDGTFQYFHLEADPDEHHDLSDARREEAEAMLGSLRAWVASSSRAENRSETFVAQNRLRAVPAGISHPTDIRYPGMFTLAGFDLPRTRFTTGDDIPLTFYYRVDAQISRDLFFLVDIEAPPGVRLPAHFHAWHWPLHSRYPTTRWEPGEVVRDPTPIVIPEGVPTPVRLGLYLRVRDGGELLEATHDGRQEVRVHLADIEVEPSPPSVATPR; encoded by the coding sequence GTGAAGAGCTCGACGGAACGCGACGTCGTCGCCGCAGGCGAAGGACGCATTGCGACGAACCGGTTCCCGCCGATCGCAGGGCACGTCTCGATCGGTCTCGTGACCGCGGTGGTGATGGTGATCGCCGACGTGGTGCAGTCGTCGCTGCGCGACGTCGCACCTCGTGTGACGCCGGGACAGCTCGCGGTCGCGGGGCTGCACCTCGCCGCGCTCTACGGGCTCGTGGGCGTGGTCGCGGGCGCGGGCATCGGGATCGTCGCGCGATGGCTGCGGCGTTCGCGGGTGACGTCGGCGGCGCTCGCGCGCGCGTCGTCGATCGCGTTCTGGACGCGGGGTGATCCTCCGCTCTTCGCGAGCGGTGTGGCGAACGGGATCGCCGCCGCGCTGATCTTCGGGCTCGTCGCGTGGGGGCACGTCGACTTCAGCACGCGCTTCCATCGCGCCGATCTGGCCGGGTACGCGCTCGGCGCGGTGGTGTTGGTCGCGGTCGTCGTGGTGCTCGCGGTGCGCGCGGCGCTCGCGTCGGGAGTGCGCGCCATCGCGTTCCGCATGGGCCGGCTCGCGTCGCTCGGCGCGCTGGTGGCGGTGCTCCTCGCGGGCGTGATCGCGGCGGTCGTGATCGGGCTGGTGCGCCACCCCGAGATCCTGCTCGCGTACGACGCGCGCACCCTCGCGTGGCCCGCGGGCACCGCCCTCGCGTGGCTCGTCGTCGCGTTGCTCCTCGTGCGCCCGCTGCGCCGCGCGCGTCCGGCGCGGGTGCGCGCGCTCGCGGCGTTCGCGTCGGCGCTCGTGATGGTCGGCCTGGTGACCAGCGCCGCGACGTTCGGCGACTCCAACCGCGTGCGCAGCGTGGTCGAGCAGCGCAGCGTCGTCGGTCGTCGGCTGGTGCGCATGCTCCAGGCGACCAGCGATCGGGATGGTGATCGCTACGCGTGGGCGTTCGGTGGCGGCGACTGCGACGACGGAGATCCGCGCGTCCATCCGGGCGCGATCGACGTCGAGGGCGACGGGATCGACTCCGACTGCTTCGCGGGTGATGGCGCGCCGCGCATCGTCGAGCGCGGTCGCGGGCAGTTCGGCGACGTGCCGTCCTCGCTCGTGCGACCGAACTTCCTCGTGGTGACGATCGACGCGCTGCGCCGTGATCACCTCGGCGCGTACGGCTATCCGCGGCCGACGTCGCCGCACATCGACGCGTTCGCGCGCGAGGCGATCGACTTCCGCGAGGTCGTGCCCCAGTCGTCGCGCTCGCTGCGATCGATCCCGGCGATGTGGACCGGGAACTACGCGTCCGAGATCGCGTTCGGGCCCGAGTACCTCTGGCCCTCGCTGCTGCCCGAGAACGTCACCGCGCCCGAGCTGCTGCGTGACCACGGCGGGTACGCGACCTCGGTGATCATGGCGACGGAGTACTTCCGCCGCATGGACGACTTCTTCCAGGGCTTCGACCAGGTCACGCAGTTCGAGATTGCCGATCCCCCGCGCGAGCGCGCGGTGAACCAGGCGCTGCCCGAGCTGCGCCGCCTCGCGTCGGGCACCCAGCCGTGGCTCTTCTGGGTCCACCTCTACAACTGCCACGTGCCGTACCTGCAGGACGGAGTGCCGTCGCGGTACGGGCACGAGCAGGTCGATCTCTACGACACCGAGATCGGCTTCGCGGACGAGCAATTCCAGCGGCTGCTCGATGCGCTCGACGAGCTCGGGCTGCGCGATCGCACCGTCGTCGTGCTCGCGTCCGATCACGGCGAGGGCTTCGGCGAGCACGGGACGTTCGGGCACTCGACGACGCTCTACGAAGAAGAGATGCGCTCGGTGCTGATGATGCGCATCCCGGGAGTCGCGCCGCGTCGGGTGGAGCACGTCGTCGGGCTGCTCGACGTCGCGCCGACGATCCTCAACCTCGCGCAGGTCCAGCCCACCGAGGACCTCTCCGGGATCAGCCTCGTGCCCTTCGCGACCGGCGCGCGCGAGCCCGATCCCGAGCGACCGGTGTTCGCGGAGCTGCTCCCCGACGGGCTCACGCCGTACGACGTGAAGGTGATGCGTCGCGGCGTGCACAAGCTGATGTGGTGGGTGCGCGACGGGACGTTCCAGTACTTCCACCTCGAGGCCGATCCCGACGAGCACCACGATCTCTCGGACGCGCGCCGCGAGGAGGCCGAGGCGATGCTCGGCTCGCTGCGCGCGTGGGTCGCGAGCTCGAGCCGCGCCGAGAACCGCAGCGAGACGTTCGTCGCGCAGAACCGGCTGCGCGCGGTGCCGGCGGGGATCTCGCATCCGACCGACATCCGCTACCCGGGCATGTTCACGCTCGCGGGGTTCGATCTCCCGCGGACGCGCTTCACGACCGGCGACGACATCCCGCTGACGTTCTACTACCGCGTCGACGCGCAGATCTCGCGCGACCTCTTCTTCCTCGTCGACATCGAGGCGCCGCCCGGCGTGCGGCTGCCCGCGCATTTCCACGCGTGGCACTGGCCGCTGCACTCGCGCTATCCGACGACGCGCTGGGAGCCCGGCGAGGTGGTGCGCGATCCGACGCCGATCGTGATCCCCGAGGGCGTGCCCACCCCGGTGCGGCTCGGGCTGTACCTGCGGGTGCGCGACGGCGGCGAGCTGCTCGAGGCGACGCACGACGGTCGTCAGGAGGTGCGGGTGCACCTCGCCGACATCGAGGTCGAGCCCTCGCCGCCCTCGGTTGCGACGCCGCGCTGA
- a CDS encoding polyprenol monophosphomannose synthase, whose amino-acid sequence MATPRTLIVTPTYNERDNLERFVEGVLRWVPEAHVLIVDDASPDGTGDVADRLAASDPRVKVMHRPGKLGIGTAYVQAFQRGLAEGYELFLEMDADLSHDPMHLPQFLKAFERGADVVIGSRNVPGGGVTGWGFGRHFLSKGGSLYSRTILGLPIRDLTSGYKAFRADVLRAIDLGAVRSEGYSFQIELTYRAIQRGFAVVEVPIHFVDRKNGQSKMSSRIFMEAITMVWKLRLERAR is encoded by the coding sequence ATGGCCACCCCGCGCACCCTGATCGTCACGCCCACCTACAACGAGCGCGACAACCTCGAGCGCTTCGTCGAAGGCGTGCTCCGCTGGGTGCCCGAGGCCCACGTGTTGATCGTCGACGACGCATCGCCCGACGGCACCGGCGACGTCGCGGATCGCCTCGCCGCGAGCGACCCGCGCGTGAAGGTGATGCACCGCCCGGGCAAGCTCGGCATCGGCACCGCGTACGTGCAGGCGTTCCAGCGCGGGCTCGCGGAGGGCTACGAGCTCTTCCTCGAGATGGACGCGGATCTCTCGCACGATCCGATGCACCTGCCGCAGTTCCTGAAGGCGTTCGAGCGCGGCGCGGACGTGGTGATCGGCTCGCGCAACGTACCGGGCGGCGGCGTGACGGGCTGGGGCTTCGGGCGCCACTTCCTCAGCAAGGGCGGCTCGCTCTACAGCCGCACGATCCTCGGCCTGCCGATCCGCGATCTCACCAGCGGCTACAAGGCGTTCCGCGCCGACGTGCTGCGCGCGATCGATCTCGGCGCGGTGCGCAGCGAGGGCTACTCGTTCCAGATCGAGCTGACCTACCGCGCGATCCAGCGAGGCTTCGCGGTGGTGGAGGTCCCGATCCACTTCGTCGATCGCAAGAACGGCCAGTCGAAGATGTCGAGCCGCATCTTCATGGAAGCGATCACGATGGTGTGGAAGCTGCGCCTCGAGCGCGCGCGGTAG
- a CDS encoding 6-pyruvoyl-tetrahydropterin synthase-related protein yields the protein MRAPSAARLLALLAPLTLIAVAIAQLWPGLSADLSPPISWDHGSHFGKAALVWDELLPWLRGWTDRVEAGVPQHTLYTPTGTIWILLFRLFTPHLEWHQTYALAFVGFRALVSLSVYRLARVAGAGRIGAVAAGLLMLADWGDHSEGGWFYDVLFGVWPMALAMSVFFLGLADLLAFLDGGRRAQGARAMALLGIALFSHQASLLALGAIGPALLVSRAVEQPHLRRDVARLTSVFIVAGLVACWWMLPMFAHTAWMDDHGQLYRSAPDIGARFLDGTGILNGGPWVGPLTGLGLLMGVLTRGHRRVLAVGALIAMLIATPAWLLQLDMVRWLPPLGRIVFPRMMMIAKPLLFALAGCVVHDLVARVTPMLSRTWSTWRGRVSLALTIALCAPFLADAPETLARVLITREATYTSTLPDWEDRRATWAWLRAQPSSPFFRVLHFDQSTHLPQAAPAFSGHPGLVHGVLVGEAFRNTPDTLDPDALRAINVRYVVATSLPGELRRAAHEVQRFGDQRVFELEGWTGAVVVDASTGARADVTNLERERVVFDPRIASTGHTAREVIVRRAFAPGWRAYANGRELTITPEPVPGSARLRLMRVEVPEGASRVELRYGALFFPTAMGILLTLIGVLAIALYAAWPRVPGRHRARVIALRDRIWDRVPLRVRDNAHRIVIALPFLAIALAMLRAASGHHFAYDLEHARVSIRHDDGRTELCTDHPPDDDGWQCASAPHVSIRRTSQIVDGWFRGCITAHPPPSGTLVIEWPEAPLRGALRVGAGISDETHAGGFGAPLEMSVVIDDAERARLVIPNGREWVQQDVETRGGTHALRIEIDAEDPNRRWLCFDAISR from the coding sequence ATGCGGGCGCCGTCCGCCGCGCGCCTCCTGGCGCTCCTCGCGCCGCTCACGCTGATCGCCGTCGCGATCGCGCAGCTCTGGCCCGGCCTCTCGGCGGATCTGTCCCCGCCGATCAGCTGGGATCACGGCTCGCACTTCGGGAAGGCCGCGCTCGTCTGGGACGAGCTGCTCCCGTGGCTGCGCGGCTGGACCGATCGCGTCGAGGCGGGCGTCCCGCAGCACACGCTCTACACGCCGACCGGGACGATCTGGATCCTCCTGTTCCGGCTCTTCACGCCGCACCTCGAGTGGCACCAGACGTACGCGCTCGCGTTCGTCGGCTTCCGCGCCCTCGTCTCGCTCTCGGTCTACCGGCTCGCGCGCGTCGCGGGCGCGGGCCGGATCGGCGCGGTCGCGGCGGGCCTCCTGATGCTCGCCGACTGGGGCGACCACAGCGAGGGCGGCTGGTTCTACGACGTGCTCTTCGGCGTGTGGCCGATGGCGCTCGCGATGAGCGTGTTCTTCCTCGGTCTCGCGGATCTGCTCGCGTTCCTCGACGGAGGCCGGCGCGCCCAGGGCGCTCGCGCGATGGCGCTGCTCGGCATCGCGCTCTTCTCGCACCAGGCGAGCTTGCTCGCGCTCGGCGCGATCGGGCCCGCGCTGCTCGTCTCGCGCGCGGTCGAGCAGCCGCACCTCCGGCGCGACGTCGCGCGGTTGACGTCGGTGTTCATCGTCGCGGGGCTCGTCGCGTGCTGGTGGATGCTGCCGATGTTCGCGCACACCGCGTGGATGGACGATCACGGGCAGCTCTATCGCAGCGCGCCCGACATCGGCGCGCGCTTCCTCGACGGCACCGGCATCTTGAACGGCGGGCCCTGGGTCGGTCCGCTGACCGGGCTCGGGCTGCTGATGGGCGTGCTCACGCGCGGGCATCGCCGCGTGCTCGCGGTGGGCGCGCTGATCGCGATGTTGATCGCGACCCCGGCCTGGCTCCTGCAGCTCGATATGGTGCGATGGCTGCCGCCGCTCGGACGCATCGTGTTCCCCCGCATGATGATGATCGCGAAGCCGCTGCTCTTCGCGCTCGCGGGATGCGTGGTGCACGACCTCGTCGCGCGCGTCACGCCGATGCTGTCGCGCACGTGGTCGACGTGGCGCGGTCGCGTCAGCCTCGCGCTCACGATCGCACTGTGCGCGCCCTTCCTCGCCGACGCCCCCGAGACGCTCGCGCGCGTGCTGATCACGCGAGAGGCGACGTACACCAGCACGCTGCCCGACTGGGAGGATCGCCGCGCGACGTGGGCATGGTTGCGCGCGCAACCCTCGTCGCCCTTCTTCCGCGTGCTCCACTTCGATCAGAGCACGCACCTCCCGCAAGCGGCGCCGGCGTTCTCGGGGCATCCCGGGCTCGTCCACGGCGTGCTCGTCGGCGAAGCGTTCCGCAACACGCCCGACACCCTCGATCCCGACGCGCTGCGTGCGATCAACGTGCGCTACGTCGTCGCGACCTCGCTGCCCGGCGAGCTGCGGCGCGCCGCGCACGAGGTGCAGCGCTTCGGCGACCAGCGCGTGTTCGAGCTCGAGGGCTGGACCGGTGCGGTGGTGGTCGATGCGAGCACCGGTGCGCGCGCGGACGTGACGAACCTCGAGCGCGAGCGCGTGGTGTTCGATCCGCGCATCGCTTCGACCGGACACACGGCGCGCGAGGTGATCGTGCGGCGCGCGTTCGCGCCCGGATGGCGCGCCTACGCCAACGGTCGCGAGCTGACGATCACGCCCGAGCCGGTGCCCGGCAGCGCGCGCCTGCGGCTCATGCGCGTCGAGGTGCCGGAGGGCGCGTCACGGGTGGAGCTCCGCTACGGCGCGCTCTTCTTCCCGACCGCGATGGGCATCCTGCTCACGCTGATCGGCGTGCTCGCGATCGCGCTCTACGCCGCGTGGCCGCGCGTCCCCGGGCGACATCGCGCGCGCGTGATCGCGCTGCGGGATCGCATCTGGGATCGCGTGCCGCTGCGCGTCCGCGACAACGCGCATCGCATCGTGATCGCCCTGCCCTTCCTCGCGATCGCGCTCGCGATGCTCCGCGCCGCGTCGGGCCATCACTTCGCGTACGATCTCGAGCACGCGCGTGTCTCGATCCGCCACGACGACGGGCGCACCGAGCTCTGCACCGACCACCCGCCCGACGACGACGGATGGCAGTGCGCGTCGGCGCCGCACGTCTCGATCCGACGCACGTCGCAGATCGTCGACGGCTGGTTCCGCGGCTGCATCACCGCGCATCCGCCGCCCAGCGGGACGCTCGTGATCGAGTGGCCCGAGGCACCGCTGCGCGGCGCGCTGCGCGTCGGCGCGGGGATCAGCGACGAGACGCACGCCGGAGGCTTCGGCGCGCCGCTCGAGATGAGCGTCGTGATCGACGACGCCGAGCGCGCGCGCCTCGTGATCCCGAACGGCCGCGAGTGGGTGCAGCAGGACGTCGAGACCCGTGGCGGCACCCACGCGCTGCGCATCGAGATCGACGCCGAGGACCCGAATCGTCGCTGGCTCTGCTTCGACGCGATTTCGCGCTGA
- a CDS encoding choice-of-anchor L domain-containing protein translates to MRQLSCSGVLTVAMLVTAAGCTDRDPGTRPPRGDSDGGVVLPPGVDGGDPRPRVDAGCYEGTRDDDVDGDGWTEAMGDCYDCSPQINPGAFDDPGNSVDEDCRDGVATTAEACDVGLALASDDPSDGARAVGLCRFTTETTREWGVLSARWTRADGSGAPADPDQHAMMPQFGALSARGGGTMLGLSSGAARAPGQPGFTTGCDVYTDEPQGAWPAGLDRRSPACPGVVAGDVYDPIALEVRVRVPSNAAGLQFESNFFTYEYPDFICSEYNDFFVVLMEPRPEGSSDGNIVFDTAGNKVSVNNSLLRACSPGNFGGRNFACDLGTGPLASTSYDDSAECGVQPPFLGIPGNAGPVGASTGWLRTQVPVEGGSIITLRFAIWDAGDPDLDSLTLIDSFTWLVEDPGEVSTDPILF, encoded by the coding sequence ATGCGCCAGTTGTCTTGCAGTGGGGTTCTGACGGTCGCGATGCTCGTGACCGCAGCGGGTTGCACCGACCGCGATCCAGGCACGCGTCCTCCGCGCGGAGACAGCGACGGTGGCGTCGTCCTCCCGCCCGGCGTCGACGGGGGTGACCCGCGCCCGCGCGTCGATGCGGGCTGCTACGAGGGCACGCGCGACGACGACGTCGACGGCGACGGTTGGACCGAGGCGATGGGCGATTGCTACGACTGCTCGCCGCAGATCAACCCGGGCGCGTTCGACGATCCCGGCAACTCGGTCGACGAGGACTGCCGCGACGGAGTCGCGACCACCGCCGAGGCGTGCGACGTCGGGCTCGCGCTCGCGTCCGACGATCCGAGCGACGGCGCGCGCGCGGTCGGCCTCTGCCGCTTCACCACGGAGACGACGCGCGAGTGGGGCGTGCTCTCGGCGCGCTGGACCCGCGCCGACGGCAGCGGCGCTCCCGCCGACCCCGATCAGCACGCGATGATGCCGCAGTTCGGCGCGCTCTCGGCCCGCGGCGGCGGGACGATGCTCGGGCTCTCGTCGGGCGCGGCGCGCGCGCCCGGTCAGCCGGGCTTCACGACGGGCTGCGACGTCTACACCGACGAGCCGCAGGGCGCGTGGCCCGCGGGGCTCGATCGACGGTCGCCGGCGTGCCCCGGCGTCGTGGCCGGCGACGTCTACGATCCGATCGCGCTCGAGGTGCGGGTGCGGGTTCCGTCGAACGCGGCGGGCCTGCAGTTCGAGTCCAACTTCTTCACGTACGAGTACCCGGACTTCATCTGCTCCGAGTACAACGACTTCTTCGTCGTGCTGATGGAGCCGCGCCCCGAGGGCTCGAGCGACGGCAACATCGTGTTCGACACCGCGGGCAACAAGGTCAGCGTCAACAACTCGCTGCTCCGCGCGTGCTCGCCGGGGAACTTCGGTGGACGCAACTTCGCGTGCGACCTCGGCACCGGACCGCTCGCGAGCACGAGCTACGACGACAGCGCGGAGTGCGGGGTTCAGCCGCCGTTCCTTGGGATCCCGGGGAACGCCGGCCCGGTCGGCGCGTCGACGGGCTGGCTGCGCACGCAGGTGCCGGTCGAGGGCGGATCGATCATCACGCTGCGCTTCGCCATCTGGGACGCGGGCGATCCCGATCTCGACTCGCTCACGCTGATCGACTCGTTCACCTGGCTCGTCGAAGATCCGGGTGAGGTCTCGACCGATCCGATCCTGTTCTGA
- a CDS encoding choice-of-anchor L domain-containing protein, which produces MRVVDPFSRRGALTVAILLSLAGCTDPGTRSDVDGGDPRPRVDAGCHEGSPDDDADRDGWTEAMGDCDDCLPRVNPGAFDDPGNAVDEDCRDGVATTAEACDVGLALASEDASDGARAVGLCHFTTETTREWGVLSARWTRADGTGTPLDPRQHGLMPQFGVLTARGGGTMLALSSGAARAPSQPGFTSGCDEYGLDQGGAWPAGLERTSPACPGVTGGDVYDPIALEVRLRVPTNAAGLQFESNFFTYEYPYYICSEYNDFFVVLMEPRPGGSRDGNIVFDAAGNKVSVNSTLLRACTPGTHGGRTFACDLGTESLADTSYDDSADCGQNPDLPVPPRGPIGASTGWLRTQVQVEGGSIITLRFAIWDAGDPDLDSLTLIDSFTWLVEDPGEASTDPVLF; this is translated from the coding sequence ATGCGCGTCGTCGATCCGTTCTCGCGGCGTGGGGCTCTGACGGTCGCCATCCTCCTGAGCCTGGCGGGCTGTACTGATCCAGGCACACGCAGCGACGTCGACGGCGGCGACCCGCGCCCGCGCGTGGATGCGGGCTGCCACGAGGGCTCACCCGACGACGACGCCGATCGCGACGGTTGGACCGAGGCGATGGGCGACTGCGACGACTGCTTGCCCCGGGTCAATCCAGGCGCGTTCGACGATCCGGGCAACGCGGTCGACGAGGACTGCCGCGACGGAGTCGCCACCACCGCCGAGGCCTGCGACGTGGGCCTCGCGCTCGCGTCGGAGGATGCGAGCGACGGCGCGCGTGCGGTCGGGCTCTGCCACTTCACGACCGAGACCACGCGCGAGTGGGGCGTGCTCTCCGCGCGCTGGACCCGCGCCGACGGCACCGGGACGCCGCTCGATCCGCGGCAGCACGGGCTGATGCCGCAGTTCGGTGTGCTCACGGCGCGCGGCGGCGGGACGATGCTCGCGCTCTCGTCGGGGGCGGCGCGCGCGCCGAGTCAGCCGGGGTTCACCTCGGGGTGCGACGAGTACGGGCTCGATCAGGGCGGCGCGTGGCCCGCGGGCCTCGAGCGCACGTCGCCCGCGTGCCCCGGCGTGACCGGGGGCGACGTCTACGATCCGATCGCGCTCGAGGTGCGGCTGCGCGTTCCGACGAACGCAGCGGGCCTGCAGTTCGAGTCCAACTTCTTCACGTACGAGTACCCGTATTACATCTGCTCCGAGTACAACGACTTCTTCGTCGTGCTGATGGAGCCGCGCCCCGGGGGCTCGCGCGACGGCAACATCGTCTTCGACGCCGCGGGCAACAAGGTCAGCGTCAACAGCACGCTGCTGCGCGCATGCACGCCGGGCACGCACGGAGGACGCACCTTCGCGTGCGACCTCGGCACCGAGTCGCTCGCCGACACGAGCTACGACGACTCCGCGGACTGCGGGCAGAACCCCGACCTGCCGGTGCCGCCGCGCGGACCGATCGGCGCGTCGACGGGGTGGCTGCGCACCCAGGTGCAGGTCGAGGGTGGATCGATCATCACGCTGCGCTTCGCCATCTGGGACGCGGGCGATCCCGATCTCGACTCGCTCACGTTGATCGACTCGTTCACGTGGCTCGTCGAAGATCCCGGTGAGGCGTCGACCGATCCCGTTCTGTTCTGA
- a CDS encoding ArnT family glycosyltransferase: protein MSLAPHERNRALLAAFAGAALVLFGASLGDAFARHGWTASWYVEHDGARLEMARSTEHRVVFPNEQRALARYIQRWDYARFGMPSSLPQIDATLRARLHVPAGGRVLAVRSPDTTRIEVDGHAYAEGARVPEGWHRVDVEWQARVRPQNALELQWGTSPATLEAVPRDALVPLEGSWPPLRVWLWVLSAIAALLVGGQCARIATSVGTVRAQRIGVLATAGILALGVGFRLFDYDVMPDFRENDDERFAIWNGYSLLEDGTTRGLTLWWQDYLAAGQGEIERPQYFERNYHVVTPYFEHPPLLHVLVGAAGHLGGARDHLEVPLAHARLVPILLSAITILLIVALGRRLEPRGPAPWLGALLWAALPWIAMQTRVVKEEALVTPLGIGMALAFVIWRERRQTKWLVLAAVLAGLAPLAKVTGIAFVLALLILVASEGRPRDFGITLLASLLTTSLLFVFGAAVDWDAFLFTQRLQGGRPVHWNIFLRFFDSPLINHSVIGRGWLLFLWLATMAGLAKRGRRDVAVIAVPLICYLAAIALGSGTWTFGWYVTPLLPFLCVAAGRFLADLWRAPDLWRGALFVFVLVFYSLNFVLDPEMAKEAANWTDIRRVITAVLALSLAPFALVQAFGTSAIGPLVRSWARSAMALGLAVVVVLGGLFVVRYETNAVTYRDFDRDRYFDR from the coding sequence ATGTCTCTCGCGCCTCACGAGCGCAACCGCGCGCTCCTCGCCGCCTTCGCGGGCGCTGCGCTCGTGCTCTTCGGAGCGTCGCTCGGGGACGCGTTCGCGCGGCACGGGTGGACGGCGTCCTGGTACGTCGAGCACGACGGCGCGCGCCTCGAGATGGCGCGCTCCACCGAGCATCGCGTCGTCTTCCCGAACGAGCAGCGCGCGCTCGCGCGCTACATCCAGCGCTGGGACTACGCGCGCTTCGGCATGCCCTCGTCGCTGCCGCAGATCGACGCGACGCTCCGCGCGCGCCTCCACGTGCCCGCGGGCGGTCGCGTGCTCGCGGTGCGCTCGCCCGACACGACGCGCATCGAGGTCGACGGACACGCGTACGCGGAGGGCGCGCGTGTGCCCGAAGGATGGCATCGCGTCGACGTCGAGTGGCAGGCGCGGGTGCGACCGCAGAACGCGCTCGAGCTGCAGTGGGGCACCTCGCCCGCGACGCTCGAGGCGGTGCCGCGCGATGCGCTCGTGCCGCTCGAGGGATCGTGGCCACCGCTCCGCGTGTGGCTCTGGGTGCTCTCGGCAATCGCGGCGCTGCTCGTGGGAGGGCAGTGCGCGCGCATCGCGACGTCGGTGGGCACGGTGCGCGCGCAGCGCATCGGCGTGCTCGCGACCGCGGGAATCCTGGCACTGGGTGTCGGTTTTCGGCTCTTCGACTACGACGTGATGCCGGACTTCCGCGAGAACGACGACGAGCGTTTCGCGATCTGGAACGGCTACTCGCTGCTCGAAGACGGAACGACGCGCGGGCTCACGTTGTGGTGGCAGGACTATCTCGCGGCGGGGCAGGGCGAGATCGAGCGGCCCCAGTACTTCGAGCGCAACTACCACGTCGTCACGCCCTACTTCGAGCACCCGCCGCTGCTGCACGTGCTCGTCGGTGCCGCGGGGCATCTCGGTGGTGCGCGCGATCACCTCGAGGTGCCGCTCGCGCACGCGCGGCTCGTCCCGATCCTGCTCTCCGCGATCACGATCCTGCTCATCGTCGCGCTCGGTCGTCGCCTCGAGCCGCGCGGGCCGGCGCCCTGGCTCGGCGCGCTGCTCTGGGCCGCGCTGCCGTGGATCGCGATGCAGACGCGCGTCGTGAAGGAAGAGGCGCTCGTCACCCCGCTCGGCATCGGGATGGCGCTCGCATTCGTGATCTGGCGCGAGCGGCGGCAGACGAAGTGGCTCGTGCTCGCGGCGGTGCTCGCCGGGCTCGCGCCGCTCGCGAAGGTCACCGGCATCGCGTTCGTGCTCGCGCTGCTGATCCTCGTCGCGAGCGAGGGTCGTCCGCGCGACTTCGGGATCACGCTGCTCGCGTCGCTGCTCACGACGAGCCTGCTCTTCGTGTTCGGCGCGGCGGTCGACTGGGACGCGTTCCTCTTCACGCAGCGCCTCCAGGGCGGGCGCCCGGTCCACTGGAACATCTTCCTGCGCTTCTTCGACAGCCCGCTGATCAACCACAGCGTGATCGGGCGCGGATGGCTGCTCTTCCTGTGGCTCGCGACGATGGCGGGGCTCGCGAAGCGCGGTCGTCGCGACGTCGCGGTGATCGCGGTGCCGCTCATCTGTTATCTCGCGGCGATCGCGCTCGGCAGCGGCACCTGGACGTTCGGCTGGTACGTGACGCCGCTGCTGCCCTTCCTCTGCGTCGCGGCGGGGCGCTTCCTCGCGGACCTGTGGCGCGCGCCCGATCTCTGGCGCGGCGCGCTCTTCGTGTTCGTGCTGGTGTTCTATTCGCTCAACTTCGTGCTCGACCCCGAGATGGCGAAGGAAGCGGCGAATTGGACCGACATCCGCCGCGTGATCACCGCGGTGCTCGCGCTCTCGCTCGCGCCCTTTGCGCTGGTGCAGGCGTTCGGGACGAGCGCGATCGGCCCGCTCGTGCGGAGCTGGGCGCGCAGTGCGATGGCGCTCGGGCTCGCGGTGGTGGTCGTGCTCGGCGGGCTCTTCGTGGTCCGCTACGAGACGAACGCGGTCACCTATCGCGACTTCGATCGCGACCGCTACTTCGATCGATGA